One Suricata suricatta isolate VVHF042 chromosome X, meerkat_22Aug2017_6uvM2_HiC, whole genome shotgun sequence genomic region harbors:
- the BMP15 gene encoding bone morphogenetic protein 15, which produces MILLSILRILIWGLGLFLEHGAQMAKVGQPSNALMADAPSLPLIRELLEEAPGKQQRKLPVLGHPLRYMLELYQRSADARGHPRENRTIGATMVKLVRPLANVAKPLRGSWHIQTLDFPLIPNRVAYQLVRATVVYRHQLHLARFHLSCHVKPWVQKGPTNQFPSLGTGSSKPSLLSKAWTEMDITQHVQRLWNQKGHRVLRLRFMCQQQKGSEIELQWHGTLSLDTAFLLLYFNDTHKSVQKAKLLPRVLEDFMEGDSSLLLRRARQAGGITSGVPGPFREHDGPKSNQCSLHPFQVSFRQLGWDHWIIAPHLYTPNYCKGVCPRVLHYGLNSPNHAVIQNLVNELVDQSVPQPSCVPYKYIPISILLIEANGSIMYKEYEDMIAQSCTCR; this is translated from the exons ATGATCCTCCTCAGCATCCTTAGAATCCTTATTTGGGGACTGGGGCTTTTTTTGGAACATGGGGCCCAAATGGCAAAGGTAGGGCAACCCTCTAATGCCCTCATGGCTGATGCACCTTCCTTGCCCCTGATTCGGGAGCTGCTAGAAGAAGCTCCTGGCAAGCAGCAGAGGAAGCTACCTGTGCTAGGGCATCCTTTGCGGTACATGCTGGAGTTGTACCAGCGTTCAGCTGATGCACGTGGGCACCCTAGAGAGAACCGCACAATTGGGGCTACCATGGTGAAGCTGGTAAGACCCTTGGCCAATGTAGCAAAGCCTCTCAGAG GCTCCTGGCATATACAGACCCTGGACTTTCCTCTGATCCCAAACCGGGTAGCATATCAACTGGTCCGAGCCACTGTGGTTTACCGCCATCAGCTCCACCTAGCTCGTTTCCATCTCTCCTGCCACGTGAAACCCTGGGTCCAGAAAGGCCCAACCAATCAGTTTCCCTCTTTAGGAACAGGTTCCTCAAAGCCTTCCTTGCTGTCCAAAGCTTGGACAGAGATGGATATCACACAACATGTTCAAAGGCTCTGGAATCAGAAGGGGCACAGGGTTCTACGACTCCGCTTCATGTGCCAGCAGCAAAAAGGTAGTGAGATTGAGCTTCAGTGGCATGGCACTTTATCCTTGGACACTGCATTTTTGTTACTCTACTTCAATGATACTCACAAAAGTGTTCAGAAGGCCAAACTTCTCCCCAGAGTCCTGGAGGATTTCATGGAAGGGgactcttctcttctcttgcGGAGGGCCCGGCAAGCAGGCGGTATCACATCTGGGGTTCCTGGCCCCTTCAGGGAACATGATGGGCCTAAAAGTAACCAGTGTTCCCTCCACCCTTTCCAAGTCAGCTTCCGTCAGCTGGGCTGGGATCACTGGATTATTGCTCCCCATCTATATACTCCAAACTACTGTAAGGGAGTCTGCCCTCGGGTACTACACTATGGTCTCAATTCTCCCAATCATGCCGTCATCCAGAACCTTGTCAATGAGCTGGTGGACCAGAGCGTCCCTCAGCCCTCCTGTGTTCCATATAAGTATATTCCCATTAGTATCCTTCTGATTGAGGCAAATGGGAGTATCATGTATAAGGAGTATGAGGATATGATTGCCCAGTCCTGCACATGCAGGTGA